AGAAGAGCAATTGCGTGAGCGCGGCGATGAGTATGCTAACCTTGCGCTACATCAATTAACTCAGCTTCGTGAGGAATATTTTTCATAAAAGGCAACCCTCTTTGGTCATAAAACACGGAAAAACAGGGAATCCTAATTAGGGATATAACTCTGATTTTTATCAAACCAAGGGGGTTTTCGTGTATGGCAGCAGGATTAGGTGCACATGAGGTGCTAGATTTACATGAAGTCTTAGATGGCATGATTAACACTGGCAACAATATGCAAATGTATCGTTCGTATGTGAAAGATCCGCAATTAATGAGTATATTGGAAAATCAACTGCAATTTCATTTGCAATCCTACAACATGCTCATTTCTATTTTGCAACAGACAAATTATCAGAAACCCATCCAAGAGCGCCATTTGAAAATTTTGGGATATTCACAACCTACATATGGTTTGCGTCAACCTACTCCGTTAGCTCCTTCTACTTCTCCACAGGAAATAGATGATCGCGATATTGCTAGTTGCATGTTGGGATTACATAAATCTGCGGCGACTATTAAAATGACGGCGACATTGGAGTGTGCAGACCCAACGTTGCGACGGGCACTATCACAAGCTGCTGTTAATTGTGCAGATATGGCATATGAAGTGTGGCAGTACATGAACCAGAGAGGCTATTATCAGGTGGCTACTTTGAAGGAAGTAACCACGCAGACCATGATCAATACATATCAGCCCACTATGAACCAATCATTTGGTCTACATTCTCCTCTTATGAATCAACCAGTTAAGCCATCTCCACAACTGGTCTCACAAGTCCAACACATGAATCAACCAAGCGCATCGATTTTACCTCAGCATACATATGCTAATTATTCTGGGACTTCAGGAAGTGTTGATGTGCAGCACAGCAATCAAAATGTAGCAAGTGGAATAGGAAATCAAGCTATGCATGCTCAAACGCTAGATCATACTATTCCTCATGGGGAGCAACAACCATCCGCTGCTAGTATCTTTAGTAATCATGTGGGACATGCTCCGCACACAACGGAATAACGAAGGACAGTACATCCCGATAAAAGCTACCTCCTTTTTTAACAGGGGCTTTTACTCGGGATGTTTTTGCGAACTCGGGTATCATCGAAAGTTTGGCAATGTTCATGTTACATGTTTTGTACTATAATAGGGGAGTGTTTATATAAAAGGAGAGTTTTTAATGTCTCGGGCTGTCATAGATGCAATACTTTTTGGAATAGTTGCTCTGGTTCTCTTTGGGGCAATGGTCTACTACATTAAAAAATGGAAATGAGAAAAAACGCTAATCTTATCAGAGAAGGGATTAGCGTTTTTGCATTTTATGAAGGTGTATTTGTGCGGCTTATTTCATATGTAGCAATGCCGCACGATCTCCATTCATAATGATATCAATGTGATTTGAGATTTTTTCAATGTCCCATTCCCACCATGCCACATCGAGCAGGGCAGTAATGATGTTGTCTGAAAATCGCTTCTTCAGCTCCTTGGAGGGATTCCCACCTACAATCGTATAAGGTTGAACGTCTTTGGTTACAACTGATTTGGCGGCAATAATTGCACCGTCTCCAATTTTCACTCCTGGCATGATACAGGCATCCATACCTATCCAAACATCGTTTCCAACCACGATGTCTCCTTTACATGGAAGTTCTTCGATAGCTGGTGTAAACTTTTCCTATCCATGCCCGAAAATGTTAAAGGGATAGGTAGAAAAGCCCTCCATCTTATGATTAGCCCCATTCATAATGATTTACTCCTTTTGGATTAGAATGAAAATGTCTAAATTTTATACAACAAAAAAACTCCTAATCCACTTTCTGGATAGGAGGAGGTTGGCTAATCATGAACAGAATTATTTACCTGATAAAGGCAGAA
The nucleotide sequence above comes from Brevibacillus laterosporus LMG 15441. Encoded proteins:
- a CDS encoding spore coat protein: MAAGLGAHEVLDLHEVLDGMINTGNNMQMYRSYVKDPQLMSILENQLQFHLQSYNMLISILQQTNYQKPIQERHLKILGYSQPTYGLRQPTPLAPSTSPQEIDDRDIASCMLGLHKSAATIKMTATLECADPTLRRALSQAAVNCADMAYEVWQYMNQRGYYQVATLKEVTTQTMINTYQPTMNQSFGLHSPLMNQPVKPSPQLVSQVQHMNQPSASILPQHTYANYSGTSGSVDVQHSNQNVASGIGNQAMHAQTLDHTIPHGEQQPSAASIFSNHVGHAPHTTE